In bacterium, the genomic stretch CTCGCGAATCTGTGAAGCTTCCTTGATGCGATCCTGGGCGATGTCGCTGATCTTCGCGATCAGCGCTTCGTCCTTTTCGGGAGCCGGATACTCGCGCTTGGTCTTGCCGGCCTTCTTGACCAGCTCCTGCTGCATCTCGATCACGATCTTGATCTGCTCGTGACCGAAGCGCAGTGCTTCGAGCAGGTCGGCTTCGGGTACCACGGAGGCCCCGCCTTCGACCATGACCAGCGCATCGTCGCTACCGGCGACGATGATATTGATATCGGCCGCAGCCGTTTCTTCGTGTGTGCCGTTCACGATCAGCTTTCCGTCGACGCGCAATACGCGCACCGCGGCAATCGGAGCGGGGAACGGGATGCTCGAAAGGCTCACTGCGGCCGATGCGCCGACGAAGCCGAGGACGTCGGCCTCGAACTCAGGATCGGCAGAGATCACCTGACAGGTGACCTGTGTCTCGTCGCGGTAGCCATCCGGGAATAGGGGTCGCAGCGCGCGGTCGATGAAGCGGGAGGTGAGCACCTCCTTCTCCGTCATGCCTCGCTCGCGCTTGAAGAAGCCTCCGGGAATCCTGCCCGCGGAGTAGATCTTCTCCAGGAAATCGACGGTCAGCGGGAAGAAGTCGATTCCTTCTCGCGGTTTCGCCGAGTTGACGGTGACCATGACCGCGGCCTTGCCGCATCTGACGATCACCGAACCGTTGCTTTGCTTGGCGATACGACCTGTTTCGATCGAGATCGTCTTGCCGTCTACTGTACACTGAACTGTTTCAATTGCCATTCACTCACTCCTCGTCATCGCTTGCGGTACACGATCGGTGCCCGCAGCATAAATGCGATTATTCGGTACGAGATGTGGGTGGGGGCTGAAACTTGGATGCAGAATGAGCGATGGGCACATCGTGTGTGCGCATCGCTCATCCCACATCTCGCATCCTGGTACTGATACCGGGGCCGGACTTGGCCGACCCCTCAGCCCTTTCGTTCTAGGTTCTTAGCGCCGGATTCCCAATCGTTCGATCAGGGGCGCATAGCGATCCGCGTGGGTCTTCTTCAGATAGTCGAGCAACGCTCGACGCTGACTTACCAACAGCAAGAGTCCTCTTCGCGAATGGTGGTCCTTTTTGTGGAACTCCAGATGCGAAGTGAGCTGTCGGATTCGCTCGGTCAGCAATGCGATCTGCACCTCGCTCGAACCCGTGTCACCGGGTTTGTGCTGGTACTCTTTGACGATCTCTTCTTTGCGCGCCGAATCGAGCAAATAGGGCCTCCTGGAAGTCGGGTGTATAGCAGAGGCCCAGAGGCCCTGCAAATGGATTCATTACGGGTTTCGGCGACTTAGCGAGCCGAGCGCCGTGGCGGTCTCGGGCTATTCCCCGTCCTCGAGAAACACCCGTAGGGTACGTAGTTCTGGAATGCCGCGTTGGGCCTGAAGCAGCGCAATCAGCTTTCCGGCCCGGACCAGTTGCAGATTCCCCTCGGGCGGGGCCCCTTTCACCTCGTGACGTCCCAGCTGGATGCCATTCCGGACCCGACGACTGACCCGAGCGTCTGCCTCGAAACTAGGCAGCCCCGTCGCTTCCGCCAGGGAAATCAGCCGGGTATGGCCGGACTCGTCCAGTTCATCCAGCGGCAGGGACTGTTCGATACGAAAGGGACCGCTGCGCGTGCGCACGAGTTCCCACAGATGCCCCCCGACCTTGACGAGTTTCCCGAGATCGTTGGCCAAAGCCCGCAGATAGGTTCCCGCGCTGCAATCCACATCGATCGAGGCAAACGGCGGTTCGTAGTCGAGCAGTTCCAGGCGAGAGATGGTCACGGTTCGGGGCTCCAGGGTCACCTGCTCACCGCGGCGCACGCGCCGATAGGCAGCCTGCCCGCCCGTTTTGATCGCTGAGTAGGGCGGAGGAGTCTGTTGAATCTCGCCGATGAATGTCTCGAGCGCCTTCCTGAGGTCCTCTTCGGAGGGCCAGGGCCCTTCGCACTCCCTCAGCACCTCTCCCTCGCGATCGTAGGTAGTGGTATCGATGCCCAGGCGGACTCGCCCGCGATAGCTCTTTTCTCCATGAGTGAGCAACTGGGAAAGCTTGGTCGCTTCGCCAAGCGCGATCGGCAGCACGCCTGTCGCCAGCGGGTCCAATGTCCCCAGATGACCTACGCGGCGCTGTTTGGCCCAGCGACGCACGCGCTGGACCACGTCGTGCGAAGTCATGCCGGAAGGCTTGTCGATCACAAGAAAACCGTGAATCAAAGCGGATCCTCGCGCTCCACAGAGGAGCTGTCGGAAGTCGTTGAATCGGAACGGGCACCCGTGGCATCGCCTTCGGGCCGCACCTCGCGGAAGATCGATTCCAGCCTGGCGGCATTTTCGAGTGTCTCATCGAGCTTGAAGATCAATTCGGGGACGCGCCGCAGGCTGATTTCATCTGCGAGACAGCGCCGGATGAATGTCTTGGCTGAATCGAGTGCGGCCCTGGCCTCCTCGGGTTCGCCCAGCGTTCGGTAGTAGACCCGCGCCACACCCACATCGGGCGACGGCTTGACCTCGCTGATCGACACGTGCTCCAGCCGCGGATCGGATACCCGCTGCTGGAGGATCGAACTCAGGCGAACACGCAGTTCCTGCGCGATTCTTTCGCGGGAATGCTTCAAGCTGCGCTCCTGTCGATCACTCGTTTCCCCAATCGGGATTCGCTGCCAGAGCAGCCTCGTCGAGTTCCTCTACTTCGTCCAGACGCACCACGACGATGTCGTCGGACACGGTCTCGGCCAGGGCCAGGCTCTCTACGTAGCTTGTGACTTGCTCCATCTTGTTTCGCAGATGCCTCGGATCGACGCCAACCATCACGCAGCCGATGCAGACGCTGTGTCGATCATCGGGATCGCCGACCTCCGCAGCCGAGACGTTGAAGCGTTGACTGATCCGATCTTTGACCGCCTTGGCAACGCGCCGGCGCGCCTTGATCGTGTCTGCTTCGGGCAGCTCGAGTTCGATCAGCGCTGCCGCGATCAACATGCTCGCCTCCCGGACCTCGAAGCTTCAGGCCTCGATCCCTCAGAGGGTATCCGCAGTCTCCTCAACATCGAACGACTCGAGCAGGTCACCGACCTTGACGTCGTTGTAGTTTTCGACGCACATCGCGCACTCCAGCCCGTTGTTGACTTCGCGAACATCGTCCTTGAAACGCTTGAGCGAACTCAGACGGCCCGTGTAGATCGAAACACCGTCGCGCACGACCCGGACTCGGGCACTGCGGCGAATCGTCCCCTCGGGAACGAAACAACCCGCGACCGTCCCGACACCTGGAATGACGAAGAGCTTTCGCACCTCGGCGTGGCCGTGCAGCTTCTCAGTGCGCTTGGGCGGCAGCAGGCCGGTCATCAAGGCCTGCGCCTCGTCGAGCATCTCGTAGACGATGTCCGAAGTGCGGATCTCGACACCGTCCCTCTCGGCCGCCTTGCGGGCCGCCGGTTCCGGACGCACGTGGAAGCCCATGATCACGGCCCGCGAGGCAGTGGCGAGCATCACGTCGCTCTCGGTGATACCACCGACACCGGAATGCAGGACCGTCAGCTTGACGCGATCGGTCGACAGCTTCTGCAGAGCATCCTTGATTGCCTCGGCAGTACCGCGCACGTCGGCTTTCACAACGACGTTCAGTTCCTTGTTGCCTGTCTCGCCGAGCGCGGCGAAGATATCGTCGGGGTCCAGTTCGCCCGGGCTGGAAGCGTCCGCCGCTGCCGCGCGCTTGTCATCCGCCAATCGAAGCTCGGCGATCGACTTGGCCTCGCGCTCGTTCTTCACGACCACGACTTCCCGCCCCGCTTCGGGAACGCCCGACAGTCCGATGATCTGTACGGGCTGTGAGGGTCCGGCCTGCTTGAGCCTCGTACCGCTCTCGTCAGTGAGTGAGCGAACGCGCCCGTAGATCTGGCCGACCAGCACGGCATCGCCCTGCTTCAGCGTCCCCTGCTGCACCAGCACGGTCGCGACGGGTCCGAGCCCCTTGTCGAGTTTCGCCTCGAGCACCACAGCCTGGGCGTTGCCTTTGACCCGTGCCGTGAGTTCGAGCAATTCGGCCTGCAGGCCGAGCATTTCGAGCAGTTTTTCGAGGCCTTCGCCCGTAATTGCCGAAACGGGAATACAGATGGTCTCGCCGCCGAAATCTTCGGCAACCAGTTCGTGCTCCAGCAGCGCCTGCATGACTCGCTGGGGGTTGGCGTCGGGTTTGTCGCACTTGTTGATCGCGACGATGATCGGCACCTCTGCCGCCTTGGCGTGATCGATGGCTTCGATCGTCTGAGGCATGACGCCGTCATCTGCGGCAACCACGAGCACGACGATATCCGTCGCCTGGGCGCCGCGTGAGCGCATCTGCGTGAATGCGGCGTGACCCGGCGTGTCGATAAAGGTTGCGATTCCCGTACCGGTCTTCGCCTGGTAGGCACCGATGTGCTGGGTAATTCCGCCCGCCTCGCCCTCGACCACCTTGGTCTTGCGAATTGCGTCGAGCAAGGAGGTCTTGCCGTGATCTACATGGCCCATGACCGTGACGACAGGCGGACGCGGTGCCTTTTCCTCTTCGGGCGCGACATCTTCCGCGTCCGCAGCCGCGACGGCCTTCTCCAGTTCAGTCTCCACGCGATTCACTGCGAAGCCCGCCTCCTCCGCGAGCAACGTGGCGGTCTCAAGATCGATGATGTCATCGCGTTCCAACTCTGCGTCGAGCGCACGCGCCTTTCGCAGAAGGTCGCGAATCTTCATGCCCATCTGACGAGAAAGCTCGGGAAGGCCGATCGACGCGCCAACGCGCACGATCATCTTCGGCTTGCCCGGCATTACCGGGGCCTTCTTGCCGCCCTTGACCTTCTTGCGGCGCGGCTGCATGCGCGACTGGGCTTCGACGATCATGCGTCTCTTCTCGAGATGCGCCTGGACATTGCCGCGCGCCATGCGTGCGACCGTCTCCTGCTCCTTCAGGTTGTGCCCCTCGATCACCTTGCGGCGCACACCTCCAGCACTGCCGCGGCTTCCCGGGCGGTTGTCAGCACCCGGTGCCGCGACACCACCCGACGGCGTTGCGACGCTGGCCGGTGCGCCACCTCGAGCCTGCGCGGGTGCCGGAGCACTCGGAGTCTGCGCAGGTCTGGGCTGAGGCACTCCTTCTGCGAGCAGCGGATCCGCGACGATTCGCGCGGGTTCACTCAAGCTCCTCACGCGCCGCTCGGGCTTCTTCTCCGGAGCCCGCTTCTCGGTGGTCGCCGCTGCCGGCTCGCTGACGACCGGCGCTTCAGGCTCCGGGGCCACGGGTGTTTCGACCGGCTCTGCGACGAGTTCCGAAGCCGCGGGTGTTTCAACCGGCTCGGGCTGCTCGACCACCGGTTCGCTCGCAACCAGCGGTTCAGCCGAAACTTCGGGTTCGCTCACGGCTTCGGGTTCGCTCGGAGCCTCCGGTTCACTCGGAACCTCGGGCGCAGGCGGTTCCGGCGCTTTCGCAACCACTTTGCGACGGCGACGGATGATCTTGTTTCCGACGCGCTTCTCGACCGTTTCGACGCCGCTGGACGCGACACCGAAAAGCTTCTTCAACTTCTCGACCTGCTCAGGATCGAGCCCGACCATCGCGCTGCGAAGTTCGATTCCAATTTCGTTCGCGCGCTTGATCAGCTCGTTCTTGTCGACGCCGAGCTCGTCCGCGAGCTTGTAGGCTCTGACCGTGGCCATTGCGATGTGCCTCTCCGTCCTACGGACTATGAGTCCGTAGAGTCTCCGTCTTCTGCGACCGGGGCGCTGGTTTCGACAGGCGCAACGCCTTGCCCCCCGGTTTCATTGCCAGCAGCCGCCGCGGCGGCTGCCGCTTCGGCCTCGACCCGCTCACGCTCGAGCTTCTCTTCGAGAAGCTTCGCAGCATGCGCCTTGACTGCGGCGGCGCCCTCTTCGCTCACGCCCGGAATCGCCGTCAGGAGTTCCAGGTCAGCTCCGATGAGTTCGACCAGGCTTGCGACACCGTGGTCCATCAGAAGCTTCGCTTCGTACTCTCCTGCTCCTTCGACGACCGATAGCGCACTCGTCAGTTCGTC encodes the following:
- the rpsO gene encoding 30S ribosomal protein S15, with amino-acid sequence MLDSARKEEIVKEYQHKPGDTGSSEVQIALLTERIRQLTSHLEFHKKDHHSRRGLLLLVSQRRALLDYLKKTHADRYAPLIERLGIRR
- the truB gene encoding tRNA pseudouridine(55) synthase TruB, giving the protein MIHGFLVIDKPSGMTSHDVVQRVRRWAKQRRVGHLGTLDPLATGVLPIALGEATKLSQLLTHGEKSYRGRVRLGIDTTTYDREGEVLRECEGPWPSEEDLRKALETFIGEIQQTPPPYSAIKTGGQAAYRRVRRGEQVTLEPRTVTISRLELLDYEPPFASIDVDCSAGTYLRALANDLGKLVKVGGHLWELVRTRSGPFRIEQSLPLDELDESGHTRLISLAEATGLPSFEADARVSRRVRNGIQLGRHEVKGAPPEGNLQLVRAGKLIALLQAQRGIPELRTLRVFLEDGE
- the rbfA gene encoding 30S ribosome-binding factor RbfA — encoded protein: MKHSRERIAQELRVRLSSILQQRVSDPRLEHVSISEVKPSPDVGVARVYYRTLGEPEEARAALDSAKTFIRRCLADEISLRRVPELIFKLDETLENAARLESIFREVRPEGDATGARSDSTTSDSSSVEREDPL
- a CDS encoding DUF503 domain-containing protein, coding for MLIAAALIELELPEADTIKARRRVAKAVKDRISQRFNVSAAEVGDPDDRHSVCIGCVMVGVDPRHLRNKMEQVTSYVESLALAETVSDDIVVVRLDEVEELDEAALAANPDWGNE
- the infB gene encoding translation initiation factor IF-2, which codes for MATVRAYKLADELGVDKNELIKRANEIGIELRSAMVGLDPEQVEKLKKLFGVASSGVETVEKRVGNKIIRRRRKVVAKAPEPPAPEVPSEPEAPSEPEAVSEPEVSAEPLVASEPVVEQPEPVETPAASELVAEPVETPVAPEPEAPVVSEPAAATTEKRAPEKKPERRVRSLSEPARIVADPLLAEGVPQPRPAQTPSAPAPAQARGGAPASVATPSGGVAAPGADNRPGSRGSAGGVRRKVIEGHNLKEQETVARMARGNVQAHLEKRRMIVEAQSRMQPRRKKVKGGKKAPVMPGKPKMIVRVGASIGLPELSRQMGMKIRDLLRKARALDAELERDDIIDLETATLLAEEAGFAVNRVETELEKAVAAADAEDVAPEEEKAPRPPVVTVMGHVDHGKTSLLDAIRKTKVVEGEAGGITQHIGAYQAKTGTGIATFIDTPGHAAFTQMRSRGAQATDIVVLVVAADDGVMPQTIEAIDHAKAAEVPIIVAINKCDKPDANPQRVMQALLEHELVAEDFGGETICIPVSAITGEGLEKLLEMLGLQAELLELTARVKGNAQAVVLEAKLDKGLGPVATVLVQQGTLKQGDAVLVGQIYGRVRSLTDESGTRLKQAGPSQPVQIIGLSGVPEAGREVVVVKNEREAKSIAELRLADDKRAAAADASSPGELDPDDIFAALGETGNKELNVVVKADVRGTAEAIKDALQKLSTDRVKLTVLHSGVGGITESDVMLATASRAVIMGFHVRPEPAARKAAERDGVEIRTSDIVYEMLDEAQALMTGLLPPKRTEKLHGHAEVRKLFVIPGVGTVAGCFVPEGTIRRSARVRVVRDGVSIYTGRLSSLKRFKDDVREVNNGLECAMCVENYNDVKVGDLLESFDVEETADTL